A region of the Macadamia integrifolia cultivar HAES 741 unplaced genomic scaffold, SCU_Mint_v3 scaffold1381, whole genome shotgun sequence genome:
CTCCTCTTTCTTCTGGTGTTTCACTATCTATTCTTAGGCTCCTACCATTAGGATTTTCATTTACAGATTTCTGATAGTTTAAATATCATCATTGCGGTCATTAAAGAATCGTTCTATTTTTACTTTCTCACACTTTTTCTCTTTGTGGTGGGTTACTCGCATTCAATGTGACGTTCTGCAATGTGTGAACTTCATTTTTAATACTTAGGCAGATAGTGTATAGCAGGATTTTTCTTTCAAGCCTATTTAATGCATTTATCACCATTTTGATTGGAAAGTGCTGTTTGTTAAGTTTGTTTATTTCGTAGAACCATATCAAATAAGATTTGCCATTGTATCCATTATAGTAATAGGAAATTTGGTCGGTTGCCTGTGCATAAGGACATGGGATCAGTTTCCAGTCATTGTCAATACATGTGTATtacttttatttaattatattacaTATCAATTTCTGAAATTCCGTAGTTGCATATAAATCAAGAGCAGTAATTTAAGCAGCATTGttctagaaattttttttgttatacttAAATCATGTTTATAAAATAATTACATTTCTTACAGATTGTTCACGGGGAGGGACTGGAGAATCAGCTTTTGATAGCCATGAGGCAAAGGGTTCTGGAACATGTTAGTAAGGTAGAATCTTTTGTTCTGAAACTAGTTCCCAGTATTGAGCTGGAAAGGCCCTCACGATTAGCCCAAGTAGCCATTGGCATTGTttgtttgtgttccaagggaaaGGGATCTGTTGAAGATTGTCCTATATGTTGCGAGGAAAAACCATCATCAATGATGGTAACCATGAAATGCACCCACAAATTTTGTTCCCATTGTATGAGAATCTATGTCGATGGAAAATTACAGACCTCTCATGTACCCATAAGGTGTCCTCAGTCAGGATGCAAGTACTACATCTCTGCTTGTGAGTACAAATCCTTTCTTCCCGTCACCTGCTATGCGTCTTTGGAGAGAGCACTTGTGGAAGCTGATATTCTCAACCCAGACAAAATCTATTGCCCCTTTCCTAATTGTTCAGTGCTGTTTAATCCTCGTGAATGTTTATCAACTAGGGCAAGCTCCTCAAGTCAGTTGGATGCCAGCTGTGTGGAGTGCCCCGAGTGTCAGAGGTTTGTTTGTGTGGATTGTGGAGTACCATGGCATTCTTCCATGAGTTGTGAGGAGTATCAAAACTTGCCCATGGAGGAGAGGGATGCTGGGGACATCACTTTGCATAGACTGGCACAAAATAAGAAGTGGAGGCGTTGCCAGCAGTGCCGGAGGATGATTGAGCTCACACAAGGGTGTTACCACATGACCTGCTGGTAAGTTCAACTGCATTTTAAatggatatatatatttatatataatattttttgtaaaaatgGATATGTTACTCATTTGACAATTTTCTGAAAGAACATATTAATTGGGCTACATCTTTCGTGAGTAACAAGTAAGATGGACTTATGCACATCATTAAATCGAAATTCTTTAATAGTActgagacatttttttttcttatagaatGTGAAAGGAATTTTTTTACTAAGAAAATTCCATAGTTGTTGGAGTCCATTGTATTCTTTGTTTCTGTGGGAAGTGTGTATAATTTTTTAGTCCAACCCTGTTATGTCAATAAATAATACTCCCTTTGTCCCTCAAGAACAATCCCCCTCCTCATTTTTAGCTTCCCTTCTTCATCCATCTCACAAATTTAATGAGATTTTAGAAGGTTACATTTTTACCCCCATGCCTTAACCACTACATTCATTTATTACACAAGCTGAGGAGTTGGTATTATCGTATTAGTAATGGAAGGGGCAATATTGAAAAATGAGGGGGTTTGTAATGCTTTAAAAACTCCTCAAACTTTGTACTTATTCTTGGGGTGGTGGGTGATCATTGTGGAACAGAGGAGTGGATTGAGGTCTGTATATGCTGATCAGATGTCCTTATTCAATTGAATGTGGAGAACATGAAATCTTCACCTTCAATGCCAAGTTCCGTGGACGTTGGAGGTGTTAACAAATTAACTAGACAGGAGGCATTTTAGGGCATAGACTCTGTCTTATGCGTGAGTTGACTACTATCAGCAAGTCAGTTGCCTAGGCGCAAGTGTGCAACTAGTTAATAACTTGAGTCCTGTTTCTTGAGGGTGACCAGTTAACTACTTCAGTGGGTTCTCACGTAGGGCTTTGATTTAGTACTTTTGTTGATACTTTAGggttcttttatttcctttttagaaacaaaaaattgGAATCAGCTGCCAAAATGTTgctgttatttttcactttttatacAGGCATTCACTGCTTCACCAAGCTaatattgttgttgtttttcactttttatatACCATTCACTTCTTCAGAAAACTAatattgttcttttatttttcgtTTTGGTGGTATTTAGTAGTGTCTTGTATCTTTTGTTTATTGCATATTTGTGGTCATTATTGCTGTCAGTGTgatacaacaacaaactaagccttattTCAACTCAATGAGGTCAGCTACACATGGATCTGAACGACAAAATTAAGGAAAACTGAATTCTAGACAggggaaaagaggggggggagGAAGAGATGAGAAGTGAATAATGGAACATGAATgcaagaaagatgaagaatacAAGAATGCAAGATGAGGGGTGAGAggtgaaagatgaaagtaagaggagcAAAGCAAAGCCCAAGaagtcaggagaatctcagctaaatggggttgcCTCTTGCCTACATGGACCTTTAATATTAAGAaacataatatatattttttttatggctaGTCATCATGTAGTCATGGACGAGTCAATGCTTTGCCTCCTGAAGAGGCCCAAAAACCTACTTATCAGACTCACCACATTGACAAGTTTGGGAGGCATTTGAGAGAGGCTGAGGTTTCTGTTTTAAGATGTACAATTTATAGTTTGCACTGATTGGTGGGACTGATATCAACAATTTAATGAGGTTAATTGATATTTGACTCAAGCATCAGGTTCCTCTAGGTGCAAGAGGGTTTGATAATGTTAATGCTTGTGAGCATGTGGAGGTGGGATTACAGAATTTAAAAAGATACTGTTATTCAATGATTATACCAATTAATTCACTAAAAATAGTGCACATACATGTTTTGTTGGACTTGTAGGGAAACCAAGAGGGAGGTGAACTGGGTAATGCAGAATTCTAAACCTTTCTGCAAATTTTAAATTCTACCCAAAGCTATCCCAACTGATGAATGCAAAGGTAAATAAATAACAAGAGGGAGATTAGTCTGACACTTGGATTTTCCACCATCATGATCACTTTCCAAATGACAGTGATCAAGCCTTCCCACAATTGCTCTACCTTTGTAGCAATTAAACCTTGACACGTTATTTTCTGGGCTCAACCAACCCTATTGTTTCTCTGggctttcactcaaaacccagtTGCTTTCCATATGGTAGCAATCAAACAGTCCCAATCACAGAAGTGATTAGCCCTTAGATATACACAATCTCCTATAATAACTTTTCCAATGAAGGGAAATAACTATGGCTGAATTTACAAGTGAAAGCGCAAGACCTCTACAATGTAGCTATGCAAGCTGAAACCACAAGAAAGATTCTCAATTAGccgactccattaagttgggataaggctgagtttgttgttgttagagaaagaagagaggccCCAACGGCTCAGCTTTTGGCAGAGCCGGTCGAATGCCCATGTCCGGTTCGACCCCCTTGGAAATAGCCATTATAAAATGAACATTTTATAGCCGTTTGGTCCTGCTGAACTGTCGCTGGTTGTGAGGGACATTGACCCGGGGTCTGTGAACAGTCCATCTGCCCCTAAATCTGCCGGAACCCTTGGTCAGTAAAAGGCCATTATTCGCTCTCCTGAGCTCAGGTTTTCCTGATTCTTGAATCATATGAAAGATCTGGAGAGCTACGATTTGCATGTTTTGAGATTTGGCTAATTTCAACTGCACGATCTCTTAAATTTCCCTTGAAGTTACTGGTTGTTCAGGAACAGAGTACTGACAGCATTGGCTTGGGTAGCACCGTCTGGCTTCGGACTGGTTGACCAGGACATTGTCTGGGTTGAATTTTTGGGCTTGAACAGCCTGACACTTAGGCACTTGACCTTCCATAGGTATTTGGTCAATTTGCCTATTCTAATATACCAATATAAGTCAAAATTGTTCCCCTATGCTCATAAGGAAAGTCACCCAACTAATGTTAAGCCATTATGTCATGTTTGGGGACTTAATAAGCTAAGTCATATGGGGCTGAGAGATATGAGAACCACTTTACAACTTAGGAAATAAAATGCATTAcaagttgaaagttgaaactaatTCCCAAGTCTTCAATGGTGATGATGAATATCCTTGGAATGTCCTAGCCACTTAAGATTTAAGGCACTGTCCACTTGGTCTTAATGAAGTGAAGCTTGATGTTCAAGTAGGCTTCTCAACTTCCTGCCGGCTTTGTCATCTAAGCTTGATTTGATCTTCCAACTTGTGAAGCGTGCTtgatgttaagtttgtcttgaattcttgacttgttttgaagattgacctgcttcgacatattttggtggcgacccgaatgggaagttcTCTGAGATCgagacccgatgggtcgacccgcgacttggagtatataatgtactgttgtcttgtcgagaaagttattgtattttaggggttttttgaGTTAGgatttcagggcgagtttttctcactgctgcttgggtgtaatctcttttctgcatagtgaaacattttcttcgcccgaggatgtagcacatcacaccggtgtgtgaacctcgtttaatctctgtgttgtgcggatctattatctttttattttcgtatttttttggtgtttgatctaacacttGACAATTTCATCCACTTGCTTGGGCTTGCCTTCATGCGATATTTTGACGCTTGAGACCAATTGACCTTTCATATGTAGGCTGTTTTTTGTCAACAAACACGGGTTAATAATCACCAAAAACATAGTCAATATAATGTCTTAACATCTCTTGCATCTAGTTGAAGAGAAACATTTCCTAAGATTGATGATTGGTATCAAATATCGCAAAGTGCTTACTTTAGATATTTTGAGTCAACAATAAACAAGGATGGTGATGTTTCTtagagaattaaagtaggatggatgaagtggtgAGGTGCATTCGTAGTGTTGTGTGACCAACATATTCCTgtaacaaggattaaagtatcggtatcggtcgtcgtatcggtcgatcaaaattaagatacgtattgaagagtatcatatcgtatcggagatacactaagatacgctaaagatacacacataaatggataggaaacatttttttaaacacttttgcataaagaatttgttaaaaaaagctattgataacacgtattatgcataaacactaaattgagggtatcgtactaagaattcaaggtttgtagttgtcctataaatataaaatccttgttcccaaccttaatttccacattagttagagagaaatatggctgacagcaact
Encoded here:
- the LOC122063615 gene encoding probable E3 ubiquitin-protein ligase rbrA (The sequence of the model RefSeq protein was modified relative to this genomic sequence to represent the inferred CDS: added 78 bases not found in genome assembly), with the translated sequence MDGLVEALQSNAQRIYAFTDSKIVYDQIVHGEGLENQLLIAMRQRVLEHVSKVESFVLKLVPSIELERPSRLAQVAIGIVCLCSKGKGSVEDCPICCEEKPSSMMVTMKCTHKFCSHCMRIYVDGKLQTSHVPIRCPQSGCKYYISACEYKSFLPVTCYASLERALVEADILNPDKIYCPFPNCSVLFNPRECLSTRASSSSQLDASCVECPECQRFVCVDCGVPWHSSMSCEEYQNLPMEERDAGDITLHRLAQNKKWRRCQQCRRMIELTQGCYHMTCWCEHEFCYSCGAEYRDGRQTCQCAFWDEEVFENSVTHSSIDSEQWRWEWDTFDSIPTVMDAYSEQERSQLALIQRFLAGGFSLSDHPPCQSPPRCSDSYVDTIKDLHQLPWLERFVSVISDNYYEDYNQ